In Paenibacillus guangzhouensis, a single window of DNA contains:
- a CDS encoding endospore germination permease: MKSGTKSVTFFQACMVMVLSTGLLNHVNIIPLLLQCAGNDGWISILLTLCIALLWMPVFLYVMEHKGTKPIYSWLKEQSGAFIAWVIVGILLVYLFSIAFVTLKDTTDWTNTSYLTKTPVFMLATILIIICSLAALAGIRSIAICAGALLPLVIILGYFVMGSNFQYKDYSLVLPILENGIIPVLRGMFYPGAGMVELFMFFLLQHHLSTKATYRGLAILAICLAGLTIGPYLGSIANFGREIAIDLRFPVFEQWRLVTIGKYINHLDFLSIYQWLSGAFIRISLAIFFIYDLTPIRKKLPKFIFCVSVSVALILLVQFSMSDMAFMNWLYWYYYPFITIGIVVFSLLLWLLTRMHHANRRTNHHDPSTR, from the coding sequence ATGAAATCTGGCACGAAATCCGTAACTTTTTTTCAAGCCTGCATGGTTATGGTTCTATCGACGGGGTTACTTAACCACGTAAATATTATACCTCTCCTGCTTCAATGCGCTGGGAATGATGGTTGGATAAGCATACTCCTTACGCTATGTATCGCTTTATTATGGATGCCCGTCTTCCTCTATGTCATGGAGCATAAAGGAACAAAGCCTATTTATTCCTGGCTGAAGGAACAATCCGGCGCGTTCATTGCTTGGGTCATTGTAGGCATTCTGCTCGTGTATTTGTTCTCCATTGCATTCGTCACCTTAAAAGATACAACGGATTGGACGAACACATCCTATCTAACCAAAACGCCTGTCTTTATGCTGGCAACCATCTTGATCATTATTTGCTCCCTTGCAGCATTAGCCGGGATTCGTTCGATTGCCATATGTGCTGGAGCCTTGCTGCCGCTCGTTATTATTCTTGGTTATTTCGTCATGGGATCGAACTTTCAATATAAAGACTATAGCTTAGTCCTGCCTATCCTCGAGAATGGTATCATTCCCGTTCTGCGCGGCATGTTCTACCCCGGTGCAGGGATGGTTGAGCTGTTCATGTTTTTCTTATTGCAGCACCATCTCTCCACGAAGGCAACGTATCGGGGTCTGGCCATTCTGGCAATTTGTCTGGCGGGACTTACGATTGGACCTTATCTTGGGTCCATCGCGAATTTTGGTCGTGAAATTGCCATCGATCTTCGTTTTCCTGTGTTTGAGCAATGGCGGCTCGTGACGATTGGCAAATATATTAATCATTTGGACTTTCTCTCGATCTACCAGTGGTTGTCAGGTGCATTTATTCGCATTTCGCTTGCGATTTTTTTCATATATGATCTAACGCCGATCCGGAAGAAACTGCCCAAGTTTATATTTTGCGTATCGGTATCTGTTGCATTGATCCTTCTTGTCCAATTTAGTATGAGCGATATGGCGTTCATGAATTGGTTGTACTGGTACTACTATCCGTTCATCACTATAGGCATCGTCGTCTTTTCCTTACTCCTATGGCTGCTGACTCGGATGCATCATGCGAACAGGAGGACGAATCATCATGACCCATCAACGCGATAA
- a CDS encoding VOC family protein, protein MIEYLNIHHVSLAVRDLQLAKHFYSEVLQLREIARPPFQSKGAWYAIGDQQLHLIECPKGETLREGPIHTQDSHFAVWVKSYRDTVAWLEQAGIPYEARPESVAGFAQIYILDVDHHIIEFDAPYGS, encoded by the coding sequence ATGATTGAATATTTGAACATTCATCATGTAAGTCTCGCCGTACGCGATTTACAGCTAGCTAAACATTTTTATTCGGAGGTGCTGCAGCTACGCGAAATCGCCCGCCCGCCTTTTCAGTCCAAAGGGGCTTGGTATGCAATCGGTGATCAACAGCTGCATTTGATTGAATGCCCTAAAGGAGAGACGTTGCGTGAGGGGCCAATCCATACCCAAGATAGTCACTTCGCAGTGTGGGTGAAGAGTTACCGTGATACTGTCGCATGGCTGGAGCAAGCAGGGATCCCCTATGAGGCACGACCGGAGAGTGTAGCAGGATTCGCTCAGATTTACATTCTAGATGTGGATCACCATATCATCGAGTTCGACGCGCCGTATGGCTCCTAA
- the phnE gene encoding phosphonate ABC transporter, permease protein PhnE, translating into MKPVTPGFGPKSPLDQQLIRGRYKRIATWLFIIVVLILCSVHIDATPYKLMIGLPQMGSLLQEMIPPDWSYLPTIWQPMMETIQIAIVGTTFGGILAIPVALLCAYNMMPNKWVSMPMRVILNLVRTIPDLLFASIFVAMFGIGPFAGMLALLFFSFGIIAKLTFESIEAIDPGPLEAMTAVGANRLQVIKFGVVPQAFPYFVSYFLYTFEVNIRAASVLGLVGAGGIGILLDRALGLFRYDRAAMIILFTLVIVLAIDYGSTRIRRSLL; encoded by the coding sequence ATGAAGCCCGTTACGCCTGGATTCGGACCGAAATCCCCGCTCGATCAACAGCTTATCCGGGGACGATACAAACGAATCGCAACGTGGTTATTCATCATCGTCGTGCTTATCCTCTGTTCTGTACATATCGATGCGACCCCTTATAAACTGATGATCGGATTGCCGCAAATGGGCAGTCTGCTGCAAGAGATGATTCCTCCCGATTGGAGTTACTTACCGACCATCTGGCAACCGATGATGGAGACCATTCAGATCGCGATCGTAGGAACGACGTTCGGTGGAATCCTAGCGATTCCCGTTGCACTGTTATGTGCTTATAACATGATGCCGAACAAATGGGTGTCGATGCCAATGCGGGTCATCTTGAACTTGGTTCGTACGATCCCCGATTTACTCTTCGCCTCGATCTTCGTTGCCATGTTCGGGATTGGACCCTTCGCCGGCATGCTCGCCCTTCTTTTCTTCTCATTCGGAATCATTGCCAAGCTAACATTTGAATCCATTGAGGCCATCGATCCCGGCCCACTCGAAGCCATGACAGCTGTAGGCGCGAATCGCCTGCAAGTGATCAAGTTCGGCGTCGTTCCGCAAGCGTTTCCATACTTTGTCTCGTATTTTCTCTATACGTTTGAGGTGAATATTCGCGCCGCTTCGGTGCTTGGCTTGGTTGGCGCCGGCGGAATTGGCATCTTGCTTGATCGTGCTCTCGGACTCTTCCGTTACGATCGCGCAGCGATGATCATTTTATTTACACTCGTGATTGTTCTTGCTATTGATTATGGCAGTACGAGAATTCGGAGGAGCTTGCTATGA
- a CDS encoding spore germination protein: MTHQRDNRQAQANNLNPTPGMPLTYDNLRQRLTNCADIVYHSLVFGTDLAVMEIHLVWCEGVTDHTQINQFIIPKLYQMLQDHQWTEALEHNPLLALTRVDESKGVHEVITKIFNGYLLICAPLTNTYYTLDISDAPNRTPEESSTEISIKGPKDGFTESLITNLGLIRKRLKTESLKIETSILGRRSQTNIALLYLEDVANKKMIETVKEKLSSLDLDSVISSSQLGEALGDSKFSLFPLLDYIGRPDYVVQSLVRGRFAIVVDTVPMVLIGPADLLLELKSPEDVHFPYFFVTFQRLLRVIGLIISIFIPGFWLALCAFNVEQLPLPLLATVTVARLGLPFTAAMELILMLGLFEIFREAGARLPKAVGQTVAVVGGLIVGDAAIRAGLGSPTMLVVAAVNAVATFTLVNQSLSGTVSILKFGVLLMSNFFGMFGFFISLMGILLYLSTLESFGIPYLAPISPPSFRDMMKSIAAFPPSKQGKRPLYIHPNDETRQGEES, translated from the coding sequence ATGACCCATCAACGCGATAATAGGCAAGCGCAGGCAAACAACTTAAATCCTACACCTGGTATGCCGTTAACCTATGATAATCTGAGACAGCGCTTAACCAACTGTGCAGATATCGTATACCATTCCCTCGTCTTCGGTACGGATTTAGCAGTCATGGAGATCCATCTGGTATGGTGCGAAGGCGTAACGGATCACACGCAAATCAATCAATTTATTATTCCGAAACTGTATCAGATGCTGCAAGACCACCAATGGACGGAAGCGTTGGAGCATAATCCGTTGCTTGCGCTTACTCGGGTTGATGAATCCAAAGGCGTTCATGAAGTGATCACCAAAATATTCAATGGCTACTTGCTCATTTGTGCGCCGCTTACCAATACGTACTATACACTTGATATCTCCGATGCACCGAATCGCACGCCAGAGGAGTCAAGTACTGAAATCTCGATAAAGGGGCCGAAGGACGGATTTACGGAGAGCTTGATCACCAATCTAGGCTTGATTCGTAAGCGTCTTAAGACCGAATCGCTTAAGATTGAGACGAGTATCCTTGGAAGACGCTCTCAGACGAATATTGCTCTCCTCTATTTGGAGGATGTTGCGAACAAAAAAATGATCGAAACCGTAAAGGAGAAACTATCTTCACTTGATCTAGATTCGGTCATCAGCAGCTCACAGCTAGGTGAAGCTCTTGGTGATTCCAAATTCTCCTTGTTCCCGTTACTCGATTATATCGGAAGACCTGACTATGTCGTGCAAAGCTTGGTTCGAGGCAGGTTTGCTATCGTTGTCGATACCGTTCCCATGGTTCTGATTGGCCCAGCAGACCTCTTATTAGAGCTGAAATCACCAGAGGACGTCCATTTCCCCTATTTCTTCGTTACTTTTCAACGTCTATTACGTGTGATCGGGCTTATCATTTCCATCTTTATCCCTGGATTCTGGTTAGCTTTATGCGCATTCAACGTTGAACAGCTGCCGCTGCCGCTATTAGCCACGGTGACCGTTGCAAGGCTCGGTCTTCCTTTTACAGCCGCGATGGAGTTGATTCTGATGCTTGGATTATTTGAAATATTCCGTGAAGCGGGGGCGCGCTTGCCGAAAGCCGTTGGTCAGACCGTTGCTGTCGTTGGGGGACTTATCGTAGGGGACGCAGCAATTCGGGCGGGCCTAGGTTCGCCAACGATGTTAGTAGTGGCAGCGGTTAATGCCGTTGCTACGTTTACACTCGTGAATCAATCCTTAAGCGGAACGGTTAGCATCTTGAAGTTCGGTGTACTACTTATGTCCAATTTTTTTGGCATGTTCGGGTTCTTCATTTCCCTAATGGGAATTCTGCTGTATTTATCCACCTTGGAGTCCTTCGGCATTCCCTATCTAGCCCCGATATCGCCGCCGTCCTTCCGAGATATGATGAAATCGATTGCCGCTTTTCCGCCTTCTAAGCAAGGAAAGCGCCCCCTCTATATCCATCCGAACGATGAGACGCGGCAAGGTGAAGAATCATGA
- the phnE gene encoding phosphonate ABC transporter, permease protein PhnE — MSARLRNGLIIIVVLAVYYWAFQGMNFEGVQSTTKTVLLSIIDGFLHPDWSYVYIPEGEDLLRGLLDTLIISILGTFVSAILCIPFAFWASTNMSRQLAVSGSGKILLSFIRVFPEIIVAILFIKAVGPGAFAGVLALGIHSIGMLAKLYSETIESIDRGPQEALLACGANRLQVLRYAVIPQVIPQFLSYSLYRFEINIRSATTLGLVGAGGIGTPLIFALQVRNWNRVGVILLGIVILITLTDIISGKLRKRII, encoded by the coding sequence ATGAGCGCCAGGCTTCGTAACGGGTTGATCATCATTGTCGTTCTTGCCGTCTATTATTGGGCATTTCAAGGTATGAACTTTGAAGGCGTTCAATCGACGACGAAGACGGTCTTGCTCTCCATTATCGATGGATTTCTGCATCCGGACTGGTCCTATGTCTATATCCCGGAAGGGGAAGATTTACTGCGTGGATTATTAGATACATTAATCATTTCGATCCTCGGTACATTTGTATCTGCTATCTTATGTATTCCTTTTGCTTTCTGGGCTTCGACGAATATGAGCAGACAGCTTGCCGTATCCGGCAGCGGTAAAATTCTGCTCAGCTTCATCCGTGTCTTTCCGGAGATTATCGTCGCTATTCTTTTCATCAAGGCTGTAGGACCGGGAGCATTCGCAGGCGTGCTCGCACTTGGCATCCATTCGATCGGGATGCTCGCCAAATTGTATTCCGAGACCATCGAGAGCATTGATCGCGGGCCTCAAGAGGCCCTGCTTGCCTGTGGTGCGAATCGCTTGCAAGTGCTGCGGTATGCGGTGATCCCGCAGGTTATTCCCCAATTCTTGTCCTACTCACTTTACCGATTTGAGATCAATATCCGCTCTGCCACAACGCTGGGTCTGGTCGGTGCAGGCGGGATCGGAACCCCGCTTATCTTTGCCCTGCAAGTAAGGAACTGGAATCGTGTCGGTGTCATTCTCCTTGGGATCGTTATCCTCATCACGCTGACCGATATCATTTCCGGGAAGTTGCGGAAACGGATTATTTAG
- a CDS encoding GNAT family N-acetyltransferase, with amino-acid sequence MENIIIRHETNQDWNDVYHVVEAAFRSEEHTDHDEHNLVNRLRSSANFIPELSLVAVDGDRIVGHIMFTEIKVDDHTLIALAPLAVSPEMQSRGIGRILIMEAHNIAAKLGYKGSVVLGHDKYYPKFGYQKASQYGIKAPFEVSDDHFMALELIPDGLADIHGTVEYAKAFFEK; translated from the coding sequence ATGGAAAATATCATCATTCGACATGAAACAAATCAAGATTGGAATGACGTATATCACGTCGTAGAAGCAGCTTTCCGAAGTGAAGAGCACACGGATCACGATGAACACAACCTAGTGAACAGACTACGCTCAAGCGCCAACTTCATCCCGGAATTATCCCTCGTCGCAGTGGATGGGGATCGAATTGTGGGTCATATCATGTTCACGGAAATCAAGGTAGATGACCATACGCTGATCGCGCTTGCTCCGTTAGCTGTATCGCCGGAAATGCAGAGCCGAGGCATTGGGAGAATACTGATAATGGAGGCCCACAACATCGCCGCGAAGCTCGGATATAAGGGTTCCGTTGTTCTAGGTCATGACAAGTATTATCCAAAGTTCGGGTATCAGAAAGCAAGTCAATATGGAATTAAAGCGCCTTTCGAAGTATCGGATGATCATTTCATGGCGCTCGAGCTCATTCCTGATGGACTTGCGGATATCCACGGTACAGTAGAATATGCGAAAGCCTTTTTCGAGAAGTAA